The following coding sequences are from one Streptomyces sp. NBC_01485 window:
- a CDS encoding DUF6247 family protein, translated as MTAHATENDRIIPPMPERTPNALRAAIVQHAPELLPSFDAHWKRAIADAYNVGPVLAFMALWWGEYALARDPKLDAHVRDLEHRAAYECTDTAEAKALLEEAAKIHYRVRELEPGE; from the coding sequence ATGACTGCTCACGCTACGGAAAACGACCGGATCATCCCGCCCATGCCCGAGCGGACGCCGAACGCGCTGCGCGCGGCCATCGTCCAGCACGCTCCCGAGCTTCTCCCGAGTTTCGACGCGCACTGGAAGCGGGCGATCGCCGACGCTTACAACGTGGGTCCCGTGCTGGCCTTCATGGCCCTTTGGTGGGGTGAGTACGCCCTCGCCCGCGACCCCAAGTTGGACGCACACGTGCGCGATCTCGAACATCGAGCCGCGTACGAGTGCACCGACACCGCCGAGGCCAAGGCACTCCTGGAAGAAGCGGCCAAGATTCACTACCGGGTCCGAGAGTTGGAGCCCGGCGAGTGA
- a CDS encoding DUF397 domain-containing protein: protein MTPDLASTVWRKSSYSEGGANDCVEVADGYLGLVPVRDSKTPAARPVVFSGGSWAVFLEGVKGEGGRRTFG from the coding sequence ATGACCCCCGACCTTGCCTCCACTGTCTGGCGCAAGTCGAGCTACAGCGAAGGGGGTGCCAACGACTGCGTCGAGGTCGCCGACGGCTACCTCGGTCTCGTCCCCGTGCGGGACAGTAAGACGCCCGCCGCCCGTCCGGTGGTCTTCTCGGGCGGGTCCTGGGCCGTGTTCTTGGAGGGGGTGAAGGGAGAGGGTGGTCGGCGCACGTTCGGGTGA
- a CDS encoding DUF397 domain-containing protein, with product MTHTPDLSTAAWRKSSYSDGGDNNCVEVADGYAGMIPVRDSKVPDGPLLVFGANSWDPFVTKIKGDV from the coding sequence ATGACGCACACGCCTGATCTCAGCACCGCCGCGTGGCGCAAGTCGTCTTACAGCGACGGGGGAGACAACAACTGCGTCGAGGTCGCCGACGGCTACGCGGGCATGATCCCCGTCCGTGACAGCAAGGTGCCGGACGGCCCGCTGCTCGTGTTCGGGGCGAACTCGTGGGACCCGTTCGTGACGAAGATCAAGGGTGATGTGTGA
- a CDS encoding helix-turn-helix domain-containing protein encodes MAETVDGERESGRAVLGRTLKFLREKAGKSLGQLADDTGYDKSYLSRLESGERLSKVTVMEDLDGYYGAGDLLVRHWRAARLVAFKDQYKRFMELEATARIMWKFTLGIPGLLQTEDFARGVLSGAQTTADGDEAVEEQVAARLGRQYLLRRKPGPDVRVIVDEFALRRPAAQGKTWHDQLLHLEVAAMWPNVALQVLPFSAGAHHHMNGSLTLLWQGDGSAVAYTEGNSSGLLVEDPDEVLRQRLSYDRLRDLALSPSDSLTFIRDVLEEHRHHDAHA; translated from the coding sequence GTGGCTGAAACGGTTGACGGGGAACGGGAGTCGGGGCGGGCCGTGCTGGGCCGAACGCTGAAGTTCCTCCGGGAGAAGGCGGGCAAGTCGCTGGGACAGCTCGCCGATGACACCGGGTACGACAAGAGCTACCTGAGTCGGCTGGAGTCGGGTGAGCGACTGTCCAAGGTGACCGTCATGGAGGACTTGGACGGGTACTACGGGGCCGGTGACCTGCTGGTTCGGCACTGGCGCGCGGCGCGACTGGTCGCATTCAAGGACCAGTACAAGCGGTTCATGGAGCTGGAAGCGACTGCTCGGATCATGTGGAAGTTCACGCTGGGGATTCCCGGGCTTCTGCAGACCGAGGATTTCGCCCGGGGGGTGTTGTCTGGGGCCCAGACAACGGCTGACGGTGACGAGGCCGTCGAGGAGCAGGTGGCGGCACGGCTCGGGCGGCAGTACCTCCTGCGGCGGAAGCCTGGGCCCGACGTCCGCGTCATCGTGGACGAGTTCGCGCTTCGGCGGCCTGCGGCTCAGGGCAAGACGTGGCACGACCAGCTACTTCATCTTGAAGTGGCTGCGATGTGGCCCAATGTGGCGTTGCAGGTACTCCCGTTCTCGGCGGGCGCGCACCACCACATGAACGGGTCGCTGACCCTGCTCTGGCAGGGGGACGGGAGCGCTGTTGCCTACACGGAAGGCAACAGCAGCGGCCTGCTGGTTGAGGATCCGGACGAGGTTCTGAGGCAGAGATTGTCCTACGATCGGCTCCGCGACCTGGCGTTGTCCCCGTCGGACTCGCTCACGTTCATCAGGGACGTACTGGAGGAGCACAGACACCATGACGCACACGCCTGA
- a CDS encoding helix-turn-helix transcriptional regulator, whose protein sequence is MIGTVFRSDDVPAGDRFDYWRELVGRTRSSEIISDHAADFWAQQRLMELGPVTVSQMSFLPTRYHRTPKMVRQSDPELYHLTLLTDGGLALDHAGRASTFVSRDLHLADSSQPYDVRSADDREGCVVRGMAVDFPKALLPLPPYRVRELLSRELPGREGIGALLAEFLVGLERQADILQPSDAPRLGTVVLDLLSAWFAQLLETEAALSPETRSRATAERVQAFIRQNLHDPELTPPVIAAAHHISVSYLHRIFQQQSHGETVAAWIRRRRLESAHRDLASPALRGTPIHLVAARWGYPRASDFTRAFRAAYGISPKDYRQQALSGRE, encoded by the coding sequence ATGATCGGGACGGTGTTCCGGAGCGACGACGTGCCGGCGGGAGACAGGTTCGACTACTGGCGGGAACTGGTCGGCCGGACGCGCTCCAGCGAAATCATCAGCGACCACGCCGCCGACTTCTGGGCGCAGCAGCGGCTGATGGAACTGGGGCCGGTGACCGTGAGCCAGATGTCGTTCCTGCCGACGCGCTACCACCGGACGCCGAAAATGGTGCGCCAGTCCGACCCCGAGCTGTACCACCTGACCCTGCTGACCGACGGCGGGCTGGCGCTCGACCACGCAGGGCGGGCCAGCACGTTCGTCTCCCGTGACCTGCACCTGGCCGACAGCTCGCAGCCGTACGACGTCAGGTCGGCGGACGACCGCGAGGGCTGTGTCGTCAGAGGAATGGCCGTGGACTTCCCCAAGGCACTGCTGCCTCTGCCGCCGTACCGGGTAAGGGAGTTGCTGAGCCGGGAGCTGCCGGGGCGCGAGGGGATCGGTGCGCTGCTGGCGGAGTTCCTCGTCGGGCTGGAGCGGCAGGCCGACATCCTCCAGCCGTCCGACGCGCCCCGCCTGGGCACGGTCGTACTCGACCTGCTGTCGGCCTGGTTCGCCCAACTGCTGGAGACGGAGGCGGCCTTGTCACCGGAGACCCGCAGCCGTGCCACAGCGGAGCGCGTCCAGGCGTTCATCCGGCAGAACCTGCACGACCCGGAACTGACGCCCCCGGTGATAGCAGCCGCGCACCACATCTCCGTCAGCTACCTGCACCGCATCTTCCAGCAGCAGTCACACGGCGAGACGGTCGCGGCCTGGATCCGTCGCCGACGCCTGGAGAGCGCCCACCGGGACCTGGCGTCGCCCGCGCTGCGCGGCACGCCGATCCACCTCGTCGCCGCCCGCTGGGGCTACCCCCGCGCCTCCGACTTCACCCGCGCCTTCCGGGCCGCCTACGGCATCTCACCCAAGGACTACCGGCAACAGGCGCTGTCCGGACGGGAGTAG
- a CDS encoding pectinesterase family protein: MSQTRSTSRRRQRRNKAALLVGIPLALTAATTSAMSATATTSTPAASTASTASAAASALAGVTDVADGFASVNALGQNGTYGGRDGRTVTVKTLADLEKYATASEPYIIVVAAAITMDPVGKEIKVASDKTIIGAGTTGQIVGGGFFLGQGVHNVIIRNLTIRDAYQGVWNDKEHDFDAVQMDGAHHVWIDHNDLRHMADGLIDSRKDTTYLTVSWNKLSQENKAFGIGWTDNVTADLTIHHNWIRETEQRNPSTDNVAHAHLYNNFLEDVAGTDIKSSYGNYSRGRTNMVLENSYFQGMTNPVVRDATATLVQRGNVFTGTNGKNESGGSGSAWDPRTYYPYALDKAADVPALLKSRVGPRSSVGMSAPVKAAAVTTLTVAADGSGQYRTVQAAVNAVPANNPSRVVIAVKPGTYRELVKVPANKPHVTIRGTGGSRTDTVIVYNNASGTPKPDGSGTYGTGGSATVAVDADDFQARNLTFSNDFDEAAHQDIANQAVALRTSADRVFLDGVVVSGDQDTLLVDTASKDRLGRVYISNSNVVGNTDFVFGRATAVLDKSVITLKKRWNGTSAGYVTAPSTAANRKGILIANSTVNGAVSDRSFYLGRPWHAGGDASLDPQTTIRNTSLSAAIKTTPWTDMSGFSWKDDRFAEYQNTGAGSGAASGDRPQLTAAQAAGQEVADWLGDWTPTAS, from the coding sequence ATGAGCCAAACCCGCAGCACGTCCCGTCGCCGTCAACGCCGCAACAAGGCCGCCCTGTTGGTCGGGATCCCGCTGGCCCTGACCGCCGCCACGACCTCCGCGATGTCCGCGACCGCCACGACTTCCACGCCCGCCGCATCCACCGCGTCCACCGCATCTGCTGCGGCCTCCGCGCTCGCCGGTGTCACCGATGTCGCCGACGGCTTCGCCTCCGTCAACGCCCTGGGCCAGAACGGGACTTACGGCGGCCGGGACGGCAGGACCGTCACCGTGAAGACACTCGCCGACCTGGAGAAGTACGCGACCGCGTCCGAGCCGTACATCATCGTCGTCGCGGCCGCCATCACCATGGATCCCGTCGGAAAGGAGATCAAGGTCGCCTCCGACAAGACCATCATCGGGGCGGGGACCACCGGGCAGATCGTCGGCGGCGGTTTCTTCCTCGGGCAGGGTGTCCACAACGTCATTATCCGGAACCTGACGATCCGCGACGCCTACCAGGGCGTCTGGAACGACAAGGAGCACGACTTCGACGCCGTTCAGATGGACGGCGCCCACCACGTCTGGATCGACCACAACGACCTGCGCCACATGGCCGACGGGCTCATCGACAGCCGAAAGGACACCACCTACCTGACCGTCTCCTGGAACAAACTGAGCCAGGAGAACAAGGCGTTCGGCATCGGCTGGACCGACAACGTCACCGCCGATCTCACGATCCACCACAACTGGATCCGCGAGACCGAGCAGCGCAACCCGTCCACGGACAACGTCGCCCACGCGCACCTGTACAACAACTTCCTGGAGGACGTGGCGGGGACGGACATCAAGTCCTCGTACGGCAACTACTCGCGCGGCAGGACCAACATGGTCCTGGAGAACTCCTACTTCCAGGGCATGACCAACCCCGTCGTCCGGGACGCCACCGCCACCCTCGTCCAGCGCGGCAACGTCTTCACCGGCACCAACGGCAAGAACGAGAGCGGGGGTTCGGGCTCGGCCTGGGATCCGAGGACGTACTACCCGTACGCCCTCGACAAGGCGGCGGACGTCCCCGCGCTCCTCAAGTCGCGCGTCGGACCCCGCAGTTCGGTCGGCATGAGCGCCCCTGTCAAGGCAGCGGCCGTCACCACGCTCACCGTCGCCGCCGACGGCTCCGGCCAGTACCGGACCGTGCAGGCCGCCGTGAACGCCGTACCGGCGAACAACCCCTCGCGCGTCGTGATCGCCGTAAAGCCGGGCACGTACCGCGAGTTGGTGAAGGTCCCGGCCAACAAGCCGCACGTCACCATCCGGGGCACCGGCGGCAGCCGTACGGACACCGTGATCGTCTACAACAACGCGTCCGGCACACCGAAGCCCGACGGCTCGGGCACGTACGGCACCGGCGGCAGCGCCACCGTCGCCGTCGACGCGGACGACTTCCAGGCCCGCAACCTGACCTTCTCCAACGACTTCGACGAGGCCGCGCACCAGGACATCGCCAATCAGGCGGTCGCCCTGCGCACCTCCGCCGACAGGGTGTTCCTCGACGGCGTCGTCGTCAGCGGCGACCAGGACACCCTGCTGGTGGACACCGCGTCCAAGGACCGGCTGGGGCGCGTCTACATCAGCAACTCCAACGTCGTCGGCAACACCGACTTCGTCTTCGGCCGCGCCACCGCCGTGCTCGACAAGTCCGTCATCACCCTGAAGAAGCGCTGGAACGGCACCTCGGCCGGCTACGTCACCGCCCCCAGCACGGCCGCGAACCGCAAGGGCATCCTGATCGCCAACTCCACGGTGAACGGGGCCGTCTCCGACCGCAGCTTCTACCTCGGCCGGCCCTGGCACGCCGGCGGTGACGCCAGCCTCGACCCGCAGACCACCATCCGCAACACCTCCCTCAGCGCCGCGATCAAGACCACGCCCTGGACCGACATGAGCGGCTTCTCCTGGAAGGACGACCGGTTCGCCGAGTACCAGAACACCGGCGCGGGCTCGGGCGCCGCGAGCGGCGACCGGCCCCAGCTCACCGCCGCCCAGGCCGCCGGCCAGGAGGTCGCGGACTGGCTGGGCGACTGGACGCCCACGGCTTCCTGA